The sequence tttattatttgtcggttttgaaatagagagacgttcggaattgttatgatttttggaaaccattttccaaaatgtgggttttgagatttgttgggattgccttgttgttgttgtattagcattgaattgagttgatatcggtaatgaactgctgtctgcgtttccggtttgttcagtttttagccattatgccgtcggtttgagttttgggatttcgaaccgtttttgagtttttgaacttggcttgtaagttgatcatggttattgatctttgatttgtatctgaacagattcgtttggagtttgtcaagcccagggttaacagcatttgttcgtttcagagatttggacgaagaacggtatagagaattaccttgagccttgttgttgtttagattggttagactttgatacaatcttttgttgtagcttcccagaagttggaactactgccttgaaaggtaaaagcagtcatcgatagcgggatagcatactcgggacagttggttcttgagttttccttaaaagcacatacttgcatctacacttgttctagcatgaggaacttgtgtcttgttgatttgcttgagcttttattatatggatATGTTTTatgttctgttatgcattcatcttgagctaactttgatttcagcgggcagaatagccctttttgtttggatgtttgggaactatgattgagtggcctaggtcgtagttgtttcgcctagtgctagcatactcattatagttgctcaaagtctagaggagtgggatacgtggcaccacctcgattgggagagtcagtgagtcgttatgtgatctcatcctcgggatctcaaaagcacagcagcaatccctcgtttatcagatttgatatcccggtttaaagacatgcatttcatttcattgttattgattacgttgttgtcttgaaagcatgtttattgttgtaataattgatatgttgcttttactgggattatcattctcaccggttatccggctgttgctttgttttgtatgtatatttggcaacaggtgggtcaggaacaagtcagaagaggcatggttagcttcgagggaaagatgtagaagtgagactcggtttagaagtcgatttcagcatgccaatctagtttatgttagaacatgtttagttatcgaacttcatcgttatattgttgttgcatgttctcgactttggtttggttgttgaactccagaaatcatgttttaatttgaggaatcaagtttgtaacacatttttatgttttgaaatattgtatggcttgatgttcttgattttgGCAATTTCTAGCACCGGAAcagccagggaggcgcgcccgTGCATCCTAGAGCGCGCCCGCGCGCCTACGCCCCTTTCCgggcagggcgtcatgcgcggccgcgcatgagccAAGGCGCCGTGCCATcaggcgcggccgcgcgggcccttaatttaaaaaaaaaatgtcttggCCTTCCCTTGCTTGTTAGTTAGTTTACtcctttattagatatttagaaccgaggtctcacacactcggtctgatatatcctttagccaacaaatcttcaagttggtctttcaattctttcagttcaatcgaTGCCATTCGGTACGGCGCTtttgatatcggctgtgtacctgacatcaattcaataccgaagtCTACCTCTCTGAATGGTGGaaatcccggaatctcgtcagggaatacatcgGCAAACTCATTTACCACTGGCagatcagtcaatttcggactagtcttcagcacatcaactgcatagatcaaaaatccctctgctcccttttgtaacaaatcagtcatagcaataacagatatcaagggaattttAGATATagcacccttaccataaaatttccattcgtcaGCCATCACTGGTCTGAACCTCAGTATCTTCTGAAAATAGtcaactgttgctctgtacttggttagcatatcaataccgattatacagtcaaaatcagacaaaccaagaacgatacagtcaagctcaacttcattaccttcgtactgtagtacacagtttctaacagacttcactgatactatacattttcccaacggtgaagatatagacactacagtagttaatgactcagcatgcaatgaatacaatgtaacaaattgttcagaaacGAAGGTATGCaacgcaccagtatcaaataagacataggaaggataaccataaagagaacagttacctgcaatcacatcgtccggtgccgcttgtgcttgctcctctgtcaatgcaaacactcgtgattgttgcctcggaggttgattcaccgtctgacctcctcctctactctgTGCTGCAGACTGTggttggaaagagtgtactGAAGTTACTTGTCTATCAGTCTGAGCTACTGGTCTAGACGATCCAGTACCCTGAgcaccttcagaacctcgttgtggacagactctcgcaaagtgtcccatcttgttgcaaatatggcaacttccaaatacaccttggcattgttcattggtatgtcgacctccacatttggtgcAATACACATTTTACTTCCGTCTAGCTCTAGACTTTCGGGAACTActtgaactagaagagctactaccacctgatctcttgaattgtttgctcttacccttgaagaaacttttctttccactgctgctacctccagcttcaaatcgaggtggctgtggaatctgtggctgttcttgtAGTTGCTTCATAGGTTGGGGAACAAACTGAGCTCCTTTTTGTTTCAGTATTCcagcttctgcaccctttgcacaattcagagcatcagcaaaggtacttggtcttcccgaatttacaagagtaaacacatcaggattcaagccatttataaattgatcggcttgagcttcgtcactggcagcaacatgtggagcaaacttcatcaaactcgtaaattttgcaacataatcttcgatattcatttggccctgttgcaaacttgtgaattccgctcccttgtccttccgataagacacaggaaagaaacgctcaTAGAAAACAGTTTTAAATACAACCCAAGTAATAACAGTTCCTCGGTTTTCAAATGATTTCTTTGTCGCTACCCATCAATTCTTCGCAAGGCCATGTAGTTGATGGATTACCAACCTCACTCGTCGTTCATCCGCATAATTAAGtgactcaaataactgctctaTATCCTCCAGCCAGTTCTCACAGTCAACAGAGTTCTCAATCCCTTGAAGTGTCGGTGGTttgaaggactgaaatcgcttcaAAAGCTTCTCCATTGGATTGGCATCACCAAACAGATCAACAGAAGTACTACTCTGTCCATGTTCAATttctgtcactgggacctgtgcagcatttgtctgttctggttcattcactgccaatgtctgtctaactctcggtgctggtcggggaggcatatctgataaacaaccagattagtgcacaattcatcatatcataacacatttctgtttcagttcCTCCTCTGATTAACACAATTATGTcttctcaagagatcgaatCTGATTCATACTTATTCAATACATGCTATTTCTTCAATCAGATAAtcagatagcatgtaattcagAAAACTGTAAGGCATTATCTTCTCATTCTATCACAACACCATGTGACAAATAAACATCGGGGAACAAGAGttcatataccatacaagtatgaaagcaataaataaatcagaatagaagactcgatctaccccgctcatctattctcagttcgagaaacttatgctctgataccacctgttgtggggacctcgggttgctaatctcatcttagggcaaataatgattaataacataattaatcaagtaataaaataaatactcaaaccaaataatttttttttttaaaaaaaacttgcacctcgctcgatcggttaaagcctaccgatcgagcaagaagAAAATCTTTCTTCTCGGGTTTGAGCATatattggtctcgctcgattggtTAATTCCTACCAATAGAGCGGGCTCAAAAACTACATTTATCTGTTTTTCATtttaaggcctcgctcgatcgatcaaatcttgccgatcgagcgacctCTCTACCCAAAAAATCTGCATAACTGTTTTGCTATCAAAGCTGAATTCCAATCCCATAATTCATGCAAGATCAACTCAAAACATGATTTATTAGTTTcgaatcaaaaacataaacataaacaacctctcaagcatctatacatgcatttgttACCTCAAACACATCACTAAATAACGATAGACGgcataaactatctcaagtttcatacatgcattccaaaaccaacaagttctaaggtttgatgcttctagatctcaagacttcatctacaacccgagtcctcacttgctagactctctctcccaactgtcaatgacgtcgatgaccagcttctgccccatctgttgtcatgcacacatacaaaacaagacaacagccggataaactccggtgagaaatcattctcagtataattgacatatatataaagcgttaacgaaatcatatcaactctattcatattcgactcaacaatagagtaaataacgcatatatcgattaagaattgattcataaaacgtcattgccatcaagattcgtaaccgatcttgacatggatatccatctatcgtagccatcccggctagaaaataaggttaaccgcaaccttgacatagaatcaattcattatAGAATCATATCGACTTAaattcaaagatccactacctgggatggatcgacaatatcaaaatcaaatcgaaacataaacaagtatgtggtttttgcgggacaactcaagaataatcgatcttgagtttcaaaagcCCTGACTCTCGatatcgtcattataccttcgtttatctcgattCTGAGCTCTTCAATTCTGAAagatataataaaaattcatatatcaaacttcattcaaatCTATcgtatcaaaatcgagtcgaaaacatcataagatcatcaatcaaactcatttcaaacctcaatcaaacttcttcggtaCAAAGTCGACGTCTTGattcgttggccttccaaactcaactgaaattgaagaataaaaatgctataacattcataacatctaaataAAGGCTTCAGCTTAGATATAGACCATCAAAACAGtctaaaaactcaattcaacggcatagcgattgaaaatcggtaaccgaaaaattatcaaaatcatttctaacttcaaaccAACTCATACGTGTATTCAAgtcaataaccagctgatatcattcaaatcctcatctcaatagctataataACCAATTAACATACTGGAATCACGATTGGATACATTGAATACAAACtcttcaatccggtttcgagatagaatcgcataaacaaCGATAAACATGATCAAGAACTCAAAACCTGATCTCTGCCACAAACTGATTTCGAAattcatataaaacatcataaaatttatacaagatcgaagcccttgttgcaaggattccataacaatttacggaattgaaatcggataatCGGAGCAAAAGTTATAAGGATTTAAAGATCACAAATGCAAATGAAATTGAAGAAATCGGTTCCTCTGTTCAAAATTCTGAACGAATTATGCCATATACACGTATCCATCcatataaaaatagtaaaatcaGATAACTTCATTAACTATTGCAATGTAGTCCCTGACAGCTTTGTAAATTGTAATTCAGTCCTCatccctctttttaattcaatttcaatcctaaataatttaagaatattagaatttaaaatagaaactctaaatattcccaaattaaatatactcgaattaaaattaaataaattcaaattaataataattaatcccgggccttacaacaAGACTCAAAACGACTTCAAATCATagaccgacggcgtaacgactgAAAACCGATAATCGAAACTATATCGAATTCAATCCAACCATCATAACTAACATATATCAGTAAGAACACATCATAAACCAGCAGGAAATAAAGCATGAAGTTCAAACAATAGGctgaaaattcataacaattcaaaCCGATATCCGTTCTTCGATCCGACTTCGATATGGTAAGGCATATAAACTCAAAAACACATAGTCATGCTCAATTCTGATTTCTcccaacattcaaatttcaaaacatGCTGGAACATAAGAAAAATTACACCAAATAGAAGCTCGTAGCAAGAGGATGGCAACACTATGTTCGGAATTAAATTCGGTTgaacggatcaaaagatacaagCTTTGAAAGATTAATGTTTTTGgttaaaatctgaaatgaatAGAAGGTCTCGGTGCTTGATTTGAAAAAATGGTGAGAACGATCaacttcattttgaattaaACAAGTGTCCAAGTTAAAATTTagaaattgcactttagcccctcaaaactttataaattgcaattcagtccctggccctctttttaattcaatttcaatcttaaataatttaagaatattagaatttaaatctaaactccaaaattctaaaattaaatattctcagattaaaattaaatattttcggggctttacaattctccccctctaagatatgatttcgtcctcgaaatcgcatgaaatttgtatacacataagatcaaaaaataataaaaaactgaaTAGGACTCACATTAGTGAAATAGATCAAGAAATCTCTGTTTCATATTCTCTTCAGTCtcccatgtcgcttcttcaactccatgtcgattccactgaactttgactagatgtattgtcttgtttttgagttgattttttttACGATCAAGTATCTGAATAGGCTTCTCGAAATAACttagagtttcatcaagttcagcttcatcaggatGAAGAATATGTGACgaatcaggctgatacttccgaagCATCGAaacatgaaatacatcatgaattTCAGATAAATATGGCGACAATGTGAGTCGATAAGCAAGCtcacctatcttctccagaatttcatacggaccaataaatCGCGGAGACAAatttcctctcttgccaaatatGACAGTACCCCTGAAcgaagaaatcttcaagaatactctgtaTCCCTGCTCAAAACACAATGGTCTACGTATGATATTCGCATATCTGGCTTGTCTATGTTGAGCTATTTTCATTCTTtgctgaataagcttcactttatcagtcatatctcgaatctTATCTGGCCAAAGTTTAGGTGTCTCTGAAacatcatcccagtacagaggagatttGCACTTTTTACCACacagtgcttcaaaaggagccatctctatactcatctgataactgttattatacgagaattccacgagtggtaatgaatcttgacAAATgatgccaaaatctagcaccaCTGCTCTAAGCATCTCTTCAAAGTATGGATAGTTCGCTCTGACTGCTCGtttgtctgaggatgatacgcAGTACTCAAGTGTAAACGAGTACCTAGAGCTTGCTacaggctatgccaaaagtgagatgtgaatcgaggatctcgatcagatacaatagACTTTGGCACTCTATGCAATCTGACCATTTTCTGATGTAAATATCttccatctgatcatgtctataTGTTATTTTGAATGGAATGAAGCAcgctgattttgtcaatctgtAAATAATcgcccaaatagcatcacaacctctggatgAATGCGGTAGCGtcgtaacaaaatccataaaaatgtgatcccacttccattctggaaaAGACAAGCTGTGCAATAAACctcctggtttctttcttttagcctttacctgttggcaattcaaacatcaagATACAAAATTGGTGACATCggacttcatctgtttccaccaatactgatttttcaagtcgttgtacatttttataccaccaggatgaatactgaatctactACAGCAAGCTTCCTTCAATATGTGATGTCTCAAATCAGAAATATCttgaacaacaagtctgttattcacatataaaacatcgtCAGCACTGACCTTATATTCTGATTGACGCACTGACTTGACCATCTCAATCGACTTCTGGATACCCAAATCTgattttgtgcttctttgatcctCATCAAAAATTCAGGCTCAACTTGAATAGCACAAACACGAATATGCTTCACATCtatttcaaatactaatccagcaGTACAACAATCATCTATCAAATGAGAAATACCGATAGCAGATAAAGATAGAGAACATATCTTCctactcaatgcatcagccGATGCATTggatttccccggatagtacttgatcttgcaatcaaaatctttcaacaaatcaagccatcttctttgcctcatgttcaattcagactgctaaaacagatatttcaagcttttatggtcagaataaatttcaaaattttcaccataaagatagtgtcACCAAATTTTCAATCCAAATacgcggccaattcaagatcatggattGGATATCGAATCTCATGtggcttcagctgtctcgaggcataagcaatcacatgtcctcgctgcataagaACGCATCCtaatcccctgtgagaagcatcacattAAAcagtaaaatcaccagtacttgaaggaatcgtcaagactggtgcagtCGTCAGTCTCTTTTTTATCTCAAGAAAACTCGTCTCACATGCTTCAGTCCAAAtatacggtgcattcttctatgTTAGCtgcgtaataggctttgcaattctagagaaatttttgataaatctgcgataataacctgctaagcccataaaactccgtatttccgGAACTGAAGTAGGTCTTGGCCAATTtatcactgcctcaaccttgctCGGATCGACTGAAATACCATCACCTGAATTGATATGCCGAAGAAagacaactttctgcaaccaaaattcacatttggataacttggcataaaATTTCTCTGTTCTCAATGTTTTCAAAACAGTTCTTAGATGTTCAACATGATCAcataaattatttgaataaatctgaatatcatcaatgaaaataataacaaagtcGTCAAAATATCtctgaaatattttattcatcagtaccataaaaactgctgggcattcgttaaaccaaacggcataataatgaactcgtagtgaccatacctcgttctgaaagcagtctttGGAATATCCTCATCTCGCACTCacaactgatggtaaccagatctcagatcgatcttggaatacactaaaaaaccctgcaactgatcaaacaaatc comes from Henckelia pumila isolate YLH828 chromosome 4, ASM3356847v2, whole genome shotgun sequence and encodes:
- the LOC140861288 gene encoding uncharacterized protein; this translates as MAPFEALCGKKCKSPLYWDDVSETPKLWPDKIRDMTDKVKLIQQRMKIAQHRQARYANIIRRPLCFEQGYRVFLKISSFRGTVIFGKRGNLSPRFIGPYEILEKIGELAYRLTLSPYLSEIHDVFHVSMLRKYQPDSSHILHPDEAELDETLSYFEKPIQILDLCGRDQLSLEGQRIKTSTLYRRSLIEVPVTEIEHGQSSTSVDLFGDANPMEKLLKRFQSFKPPTLQGIENSVDCENWLEDIEQLFESLNYADERRVRLVIHQLHGLAKN